In a genomic window of Sutcliffiella sp. FSL R7-0096:
- a CDS encoding DUF1343 domain-containing protein: MKKWLITLLTTVLVLSSLSAVFADNGNGKSKGKGKGKKFELGVEVLLKEEKHLIEGKRVGLITNPTGVDQELNSIVDTLHNDPDTELTALYGPEHGVRGDAQAGQYVDFYIDEKTGLPVYSLYGPTRKPTPEMLEDIDVLLFDIQDVGTRFYTYIYTMAYAMEAAQENDIPIVVLDRPNPLSGLKVEGPVLDMKYASFVGNYAIPLRHGMTVGELAKLFNEEFGIGADLTVVEMNGWKRNMYYDDTPLEFVMPSPNMPTLETALVYPGGALIEGTNVSEGRGTTKPFELIGAPFMNADDVATELNNLKLSGVTFRAASFTPTFSKHAGSLSHGIQIHITDRDTFKPVETGLHIVKTIHDMYPEDFQFRAENSAGISFFDNLIGNSWIRKGIEEGRSVEDLVSQWQGDLSEFNKVRKQYLIYK, encoded by the coding sequence TTGAAAAAATGGCTGATCACTTTATTAACAACTGTATTGGTTCTATCATCATTGTCCGCAGTATTTGCAGATAATGGAAACGGAAAAAGCAAAGGCAAGGGGAAGGGCAAGAAATTTGAGCTTGGAGTAGAAGTCCTTCTAAAAGAAGAAAAGCACCTCATTGAAGGAAAACGTGTGGGCCTTATTACAAACCCAACAGGAGTAGATCAGGAGCTGAACAGTATTGTGGATACGCTTCATAATGATCCTGATACAGAATTGACAGCCCTTTATGGACCAGAGCATGGAGTGCGTGGGGATGCCCAAGCAGGACAATATGTAGACTTCTATATTGATGAAAAAACAGGACTTCCGGTTTACAGTTTATACGGACCGACAAGAAAGCCAACGCCGGAAATGCTAGAGGATATTGACGTACTACTTTTTGATATTCAAGATGTCGGAACTCGTTTCTACACATATATCTATACAATGGCATATGCAATGGAAGCAGCACAGGAAAACGACATTCCTATCGTTGTCTTGGACAGACCGAATCCATTAAGTGGATTAAAAGTAGAAGGACCAGTGCTTGATATGAAGTATGCATCCTTTGTAGGGAACTATGCCATTCCATTGAGACACGGAATGACTGTAGGAGAACTAGCAAAATTGTTTAATGAAGAATTCGGTATCGGCGCAGATTTAACGGTAGTAGAAATGAATGGCTGGAAACGCAACATGTATTACGATGACACACCGCTTGAGTTTGTTATGCCATCACCGAATATGCCAACATTGGAAACGGCACTAGTTTATCCTGGTGGAGCACTTATCGAAGGAACGAATGTATCCGAGGGACGCGGGACTACCAAACCATTTGAACTAATTGGTGCTCCGTTTATGAATGCGGATGACGTTGCAACTGAGTTAAATAATTTGAAATTATCAGGAGTGACCTTCAGAGCTGCATCCTTTACCCCAACATTTTCAAAACATGCAGGAAGCCTGTCACATGGAATTCAGATCCATATTACGGATAGAGACACGTTCAAACCTGTAGAAACTGGTTTGCATATTGTGAAAACGATTCATGATATGTATCCGGAAGATTTCCAATTCCGTGCAGAAAATAGCGCCGGTATCTCTTTCTTTGACAACTTGATTGGCAACAGCTGGATCCGCAAAGGTATCGAAGAAGGAAGATCTGTAGAAGACTTAGTCTCTCAATGGCAGGGTGACTTAAGCGAATTCAATAAAGTTCGAAAGCAATACCTAATCTATAAATAA